CAATCAGCTCCGGCGGGCGGTCGGCGGTAATCGCCACCAGTTTTTCGCCCGTCAGCCCGGCTTCTATCACCGCGGGATAAAGGTTCGCCACTGCCGTACCGGATGTCACAATCACCGCCACCGGCTCGCCGCTCGCTTTGGCGAGCCCGAGCGCCAGATGGCCAAGACCGCGCTCGTCAAAATGGGTATGCAGCGTGAACGCCGGATGTTGCGCGGCGGCGAGCGTCAGCGGCGTGGACCGCGAACCCGGCGCGATGCAGAGATGGCGCACGCCGTGGCGGCTCAGCGCTTCGAGAATGACGTCAGCCCAGCGGCGGTTGAAGGTGCTTGTCGACATAAGCTTGTCCGGTATCAATTTAGCCGGTTTATTATAAAGCCTCGTCGAAATCGAATTTTGATATGGGTCGGGTTGTGGCGCGGCTCAGTCCGCCAGAAGCGTAAGCAGGGCCGCCGCTTTGTTCTCGATTTCCTGCCATTCCAGCGCGGCCTGCGAGCCAGCCACCAGCCCAGCGCCCGCATACACGCGGATCGTCTCATCCTTCAGCCGCGCCGAGCGCAGGCTCACGCAAAACTCTGACTGCTCCAGCGACAGATACCCGGCGGAGCCCGCGTACCACTCGCGATCGAACGGCTCGTGGTCAGCGATAAAACGACGCGCCGCCTCGCGCGGCAGGCCCGCCACCGCGGCGGTGGGCTGTAACTGATGCAGGCACGCGGCGTCATCGGGCGCGAAAAGCCGCGCCGCGATCGCGCATTTCAGATGCTGTACACGCCGCAGCCGCACCACTTCCGGTAGCCGCGCCGTAATGCTGTGTGCAATCGCCTGTAGCCGCTCTCGAATGTCTTCCACCACCAGCGCGTTTTCACGGCAGTTTTTATCATCATTGAGCAGCCAGACAGCGCGCGCCTGCGCCTGGTCGTCGTCAGGAAGGTTCTCTACCGTGCCCGCCAGCGCCTCGGTATCGAGCGCCAGCCCGCTGCGCCGCCATAACCGCTCCGGCGTCGAGCCAAGAAACGCCTCGCGCGCGCTGAACGCCAGATAAAAATGGTAGCAGCGGCGATTGGCCTCCCGGCTGGCGGCCATCAGGGCGGTGGCGTCCGGCGGCGAGAGAAAACGCAAATCGGTGGCGCGCGCCAGCACCACTTTAGCGAAATCGCCGCGATCGATGGCGTCTGTCGCCGCCCCGACCAGCTGCGCCCACTGCTGCGCCTGAGGAACATCGCAACGGCTGACGCGCCGCGGCGGGCGTTGCATCAGCGTTTGCCGCGGCGGTTGCAGATTGTGGATAAGCGGCTTTAACGCCTGCGCCGCCTTTTGCTGCGAGCAGGCGCTGTAAATATTCACTATCAGCCAGGCGCGATCGCCCTCCCGGCGAAGCTCCAGGCGCGGGATGAAGAAAAGCCCGTTTTGCGGATCAAACGCGTTCAGCCCCCAGGCGCGCAGTCCTGGCGTATCCGCATGCTGGCGCAAAAACGCCTGCGCCTCGTTAAGACTTGAGAATGTGCACGCCGCGCCAAGCGTGGCGGCCTCTTCATGGCCCTCGCGCGAGCGCCAGTAAAACTGGGGATATCCCGGCTGTGCGCCAAGCCAGGCGAGAAAATCACAGGATTCAGGGGAGAATTCAAAGGCGCAGCGGCAGAGGCCAGGGGCATCCGGCACGTCGGCAAGCGTCTTTTCAGCCAGCGCCTGCGCGGCGGCGAGGGTCTTCACAGGTTTCCTTCCCTTTGCTTAAAACCATGCATTCTACAGGGTCTTAAGAGCAAAAAAAATGGCGCACCCGAAATGGATGCGCCGGTGCGCGATGTGCGGAATTAACGGCGGGCTAACAGCAGGCCCAGCACCAGACCTGCGGCGGCGCCGATACCGACGCCCTGCCACGGTTTTTCATGCACGTAGTCATCGGCACGATAGACCGCCTGTTTGGCGCGGAAGTAGTAGTTGTCAGACGCCGTGCTGACGCGGTTTTTCACGTCATGCAGCGCCTGCTCAGCGCGGGCTTTCAGCTCGACATATTTTTGATCCGCCGGGTCGCCGGAAGAACGCAGGATCTCTTCCAGGGTGTCGCTCAGCAGGGTCAGGTCATCGTCTACACGTGTTTCATAAGGTTGTGAAGATAAAGGCATAACTGGTCTCCGTGTTAACAAGTTACCGGTTTGCTAACTATAGACACTCTCACGCTTTTTTGCCTGGACGCGGTTCGCGCCGCATCCCGATGTGCGGGATGCCGTCTTCGTCGTAGATATCGGTGGCGGGAACAAAGCCAAACTGCGCATAAAATGCCTGGAGATGCGCCTGCGCGCTCAGGTATAACGGGCTCTGCGGCCAGTTGCGCTCGCAGCTTTCCACCGCGCGCGTCATCAGCTCCACGCCCAGCTTTTCCCCCCGCGCGGCGCCTGAAACAATGACCCGACCTATCGCCACCGGCGCGTGCGGATCGTCACTTTTCAGAATCCTCGCATAAGCAATCAGCTGATTATCGCGCCACGCGAGCAGATGCCGGTTCTCGCCCACCAGATCTTCACCGTCCACATCGAGATAAGGACACGTTTGTTCAACCACAAACACTTCACAGCGCAGCTTCAGCAGCGCGTATAACGTCGGGACATCCAGCTCGGCGTGATGCTTATCCTGCCAGTCAATCATATTGGTCTCCAGAGTGTGCGGCGATCCTCGTTATACTAAAAGCTTTCACACAAACGTGCAGAGTAAATTCCTCATGGAACTGACATTTTTAGGCACCAGCGCCGGGCTGCCGTCCACCACCCGCAACGTGACGGCCATTGTCCTGAACCCGCAGAATAATCGCCCGGGTCTGTGGCTTTTTGACTGCGGCGAAGGCACCCAGCACCAGATGCTGCGCGCCACGGCTAACCCCGGCAAAATAGAGAAAATCTTTATCACGCACCTGCACGGCGATCATATCTTCGGGCTGCCGGGCCTGCTGTGCAGCCGCTCCATGGCGGGCTGCGAGACGCCGCTTGAGATTTACGGCCCAAAGGGCATCGCCGAATTTGTCGAAACCACGCTGCGCCTGAGCGGCTCCTGGACCAGTTACCCGCTGAACGTGCATGAGATTACCGAAGGGCAGCTGTTTGACGACGGCGAGCTTACCGTGACCGCGTTCCCGCTGACGCACCCGGTGGAGTGCTATGGCTACCGGATTGAGGAGCATGACAAGCCCGGCGCGCTGGACGCGGCGCGTCTTAAGGCGGCAGGCGTCGCGCCAGGGCCGCTGTTTCAGCAGCTCAAGCGCGGCGAGACGGTAACGCTCCCTGACGGGCGCACGCTGCGCGGCACCGATTACCTGAGCGCGCCCCGCCCCGGCAAAAAGATAGCGATTTTCGGCGATACCGGCCCGACGTCGCAGGCGGTTAATCTCGCCCGCGATGTCGATGTGATGATCCATGAAACCACGCTTGAAGCGGCGATGGCGGAGAAAGCTAACGGACGCGGACACTCGACCACGCAGCAGGCGGCAGCGGTGGCCAGAGACGCGGGCGCGAAGCGTCTGCTGATGACGCATTTCAGTTCGCGTTACGACGCGTCAGACTGTCAGCGGCTCCTTGCGGAGTGCCAGGCCGTGTTCCCGGCAAGCGAGCTGGCGGAAGACTTCCTGACCATCACGGTATAGCGCCCATAAAAAAACCGCCGGTAAACGGCGGTTTTTATCTTAAGCCAATGGCTTACATCAGCGGTTTCGCCAGCTGTACCAGCGAAATCAGCGGCTGCGGCCAGACGCCCAGCACCAGCACCAGCAGCGCGGAGATCAGCACCACGACGCCGCCCGCGCTGTACGCCCAGTTAGACGGCGCATCGCGGTTGAGCTGCTGCGGCGCGTTCAGGTACAGACTCACCGCCACGCGCAGGTAGTAGTAGAGACCAATCGCAGAGCCCACCACTACGGCGCCGGTCAGCCACCACAGGTTGGACTGTACACCGACGGCCAGCACGTAGAATTTACCGATAAAGCCCAGCGTCATCGGAATACCCGCCAGCGACAGCATCATCACGGTCATCACGGCCGACAGGATCGGACGGTGCCAGAACAGGCCGCGGTAGGAGTAGAGCGAATCCGCGTCCGGGCCGCGATACGGGCTGGACATCAGGCTCACCACGCCGAACGCGCCGAGGCTGCTGAAGAGATAACCCGCCAGGTAAACGCCCACGGTTTCCATCGACATATCGCCGCTTTTCAGCGCAATCAACGCGACCAGCAGGTAGCCCAGATGCGAGATAGAAGAGTAACCGAGCAGACGCTTAATGTTCGTCTGGGTCAGCGCCATCAGGTTACCGAAGATGATGGAGGCGAAGGCGAGAACGCCTAACACCACGCGCACCGCCTCGCTGTCACCTACCGGCGCATAGAGGAACAGGCGCATCACCACGCCGAAGATAGCGATTTTGCTCGCGGTCGCCAGGAAGGTGGAAACCGGCGCAGGCGCGCCCTGGTAGACATCCGGCGTCCAGAGATGGAACGGCACCAGAGAGAGCTTAAAGCCGAGACCGACGATCATCAGGCCCAGACCCGCCAGCAGCAGCGGCTCGCTCAGCATGTTGTCCGCGAGGCTCTTACCGAGCGTCACAAACGACAGGCTGCCGGACTGGGCGTACACCAGCGCCATACCAAACAGCAGGAAAGACGACGCCGCGGCAGACAGAATGGTGTATTTGATAGCCGCTTCCAGCGAGCGTTTCTGACGGAATGCGTAACCGACCAGGCCAAACAGCGGCAGAGAGATAAGCTCGATACCCAGGAACAGCGCCGCCAGATGATTGGCGTTCGCCAGCAGAATACCGCCCAGCGCGGCAATCAGCACCAGCAGGTAGAACTCTTCCTTGTTATCGTTGTAGCCCTGCAGCCACGGATAGGCGAAGGTGCAGGTGGCGAGGCTCGCCAGCAGCACCAGGCCGGTATACAGCATGGCGTAACCGTCCACGCGCATCAGCGGCGTGACGTCCATCGCGCCCGCCTGACCCACGAACCACAGCGACAGCAGCGCGGCGTTCAGGCCGACAACAGACAGCGTGGCATTCAGGAAGTGATTACGTCGCCACGCAATGGAGAGCATCACAACTACCACCGTCAATCCGACGATCAGCAGCGGTAGCAGCGCGATCAATTGTTGAGTAGTTATTGTCATGGCGAATTACGGCCTTGTAGTTGAAACAGAATCGGTAAACCACTGCTG
This DNA window, taken from Cronobacter universalis NCTC 9529, encodes the following:
- the nuoN gene encoding NADH-quinone oxidoreductase subunit NuoN — its product is MTITTQQLIALLPLLIVGLTVVVVMLSIAWRRNHFLNATLSVVGLNAALLSLWFVGQAGAMDVTPLMRVDGYAMLYTGLVLLASLATCTFAYPWLQGYNDNKEEFYLLVLIAALGGILLANANHLAALFLGIELISLPLFGLVGYAFRQKRSLEAAIKYTILSAAASSFLLFGMALVYAQSGSLSFVTLGKSLADNMLSEPLLLAGLGLMIVGLGFKLSLVPFHLWTPDVYQGAPAPVSTFLATASKIAIFGVVMRLFLYAPVGDSEAVRVVLGVLAFASIIFGNLMALTQTNIKRLLGYSSISHLGYLLVALIALKSGDMSMETVGVYLAGYLFSSLGAFGVVSLMSSPYRGPDADSLYSYRGLFWHRPILSAVMTVMMLSLAGIPMTLGFIGKFYVLAVGVQSNLWWLTGAVVVGSAIGLYYYLRVAVSLYLNAPQQLNRDAPSNWAYSAGGVVVLISALLVLVLGVWPQPLISLVQLAKPLM
- the elaB gene encoding stress response protein ElaB; its protein translation is MPLSSQPYETRVDDDLTLLSDTLEEILRSSGDPADQKYVELKARAEQALHDVKNRVSTASDNYYFRAKQAVYRADDYVHEKPWQGVGIGAAAGLVLGLLLARR
- a CDS encoding GNAT family N-acetyltransferase, with product MIDWQDKHHAELDVPTLYALLKLRCEVFVVEQTCPYLDVDGEDLVGENRHLLAWRDNQLIAYARILKSDDPHAPVAIGRVIVSGAARGEKLGVELMTRAVESCERNWPQSPLYLSAQAHLQAFYAQFGFVPATDIYDEDGIPHIGMRREPRPGKKA
- the menF gene encoding isochorismate synthase MenF, which codes for MKTLAAAQALAEKTLADVPDAPGLCRCAFEFSPESCDFLAWLGAQPGYPQFYWRSREGHEEAATLGAACTFSSLNEAQAFLRQHADTPGLRAWGLNAFDPQNGLFFIPRLELRREGDRAWLIVNIYSACSQQKAAQALKPLIHNLQPPRQTLMQRPPRRVSRCDVPQAQQWAQLVGAATDAIDRGDFAKVVLARATDLRFLSPPDATALMAASREANRRCYHFYLAFSAREAFLGSTPERLWRRSGLALDTEALAGTVENLPDDDQAQARAVWLLNDDKNCRENALVVEDIRERLQAIAHSITARLPEVVRLRRVQHLKCAIAARLFAPDDAACLHQLQPTAAVAGLPREAARRFIADHEPFDREWYAGSAGYLSLEQSEFCVSLRSARLKDETIRVYAGAGLVAGSQAALEWQEIENKAAALLTLLAD
- the rnz gene encoding ribonuclease Z, producing the protein MELTFLGTSAGLPSTTRNVTAIVLNPQNNRPGLWLFDCGEGTQHQMLRATANPGKIEKIFITHLHGDHIFGLPGLLCSRSMAGCETPLEIYGPKGIAEFVETTLRLSGSWTSYPLNVHEITEGQLFDDGELTVTAFPLTHPVECYGYRIEEHDKPGALDAARLKAAGVAPGPLFQQLKRGETVTLPDGRTLRGTDYLSAPRPGKKIAIFGDTGPTSQAVNLARDVDVMIHETTLEAAMAEKANGRGHSTTQQAAAVARDAGAKRLLMTHFSSRYDASDCQRLLAECQAVFPASELAEDFLTITV